One Paralichthys olivaceus isolate ysfri-2021 chromosome 8, ASM2471397v2, whole genome shotgun sequence genomic region harbors:
- the kdm2aa gene encoding lysine (K)-specific demethylase 2Aa isoform X6 — translation MGRAGTRRRYQDDGISDEEIDGRRMFDLEEKVSSQRFSSDRVVRMEGKDLTYEYVQRCGLRDPIIFEKPDGLGIKMPDPDFSVNDVKLFVGSRRMIDVMDVSTQKGTEMSMAQWARYYETPPCQRERLFNVISLEFSHTKLENLVKRPTTVDLIDWVDKMWPRHLKERQRESTNSINDMQYPKVQKYCLMSVEGCYTDFHIDFGGTSVWYHILRGSKVFWLIPPTPPNLELYENWVLSGKQGDIFLGDRASDCQRIELKQGCTFIIPSGWIHAVYTPVDSMVFGGNFLHSFNIPTQLNICNIEDRTRVPGKFRYPFFYEMCWYVLERYVFSLTRTSYLTPEFQKHSLGIGLKKPSSSDQVVEQVKEEVVEGDSDEEPSEQQSDKPAAKIHLTPFELEGLWNLLGKLESLPSNKKCVPAGIHNAPALITHIKALLKEHANDNPKLSYTGKPIVRWPKRPSWYQPPPPPPTPPPRPKLASTPIIPRPQKPASSMSVLRRRRVRCKRCEACMRPECGDCNFCRDMKKFGGPGKLKQTCVLRQCLSPGLPLSAVCEICKEPNQEESGDPSLILMECSNCAQIVHPACLSVQGEGLVNKDLPSCWECPKCVQGITDPEQSKGDRGEGHPVKRKSSSLLDARMAKIYRRQRHSRDGDDSASDEDDEASQRRKMVLHARGGSHSSRRGFVPNRRGLLRGGSAQRGSRGLVTSGSSLLKLKRGMNMRESGRRGRGVRLRGGSRMQRRGDDSEESDDDDDDDDDDDDDDDDDDDEEEEEEDSEDGEKEQQHLRRRRRRRTDYDEDENEDSEGQEFDPEEEDMDTLEDDEEEEDGEEDGRWDSDPEPPVLLVSDLNDDLLSGSYLTVTLQRPHKAKRQSGSIVPKLEAAMGPRTSAMGAGQQGFIQRKTALSKPSRLKTSDTTADSVTLRGPGRQRMRGNHGDRGTRDCSASSSEEQEAAASSFLSPPSLLSVLSFKDEGNERGGEKEVWVSVFRYLTRAELLACMTVCKAWYKWSCDKRLWSHVDVSRCSPLSNQALAGIVKRQPSSLDLSWTPLAKRQLNCLLTRLPGLRELRLTGLSWSCLAALVSPTLPYLRLLDLRWCEGLKDAQIKEIILPPESSRSRLRNMVTLRLSGLDISESTLRLLQRHMPQLERLDLAHCKDITDSSIALLAAAGTHTRNNLTELTLAGCSELTDGCLSYLKRLTSLTLLDLRGCKSVSRRACDAFISDLSHIALYCMMEEKLIQRLD, via the exons ATGGGG CGGGCTGGTACCCGGCGACGTTACCAAGACGATGGCATTTCAGATGAGGAGATTGATGGAAGGAGGATGTTTGACCTGGAGGAGAAAGTCAGCAGTCAGAGGTTCAGCTCTGACAGGGTCGTTCGCATGGAGGGAAAAG ACTTGACATACGAGTACGTCCAGAGATGTGGTCTAAGGGACCCAATCATCTTTGAGAAGCCTGATGGACTGGGAATCAA GATGCCTGATCCTGACTTCAGTGTCAATGACGTCAAGCTGTTTGTTG GTAGCAGACGAATGATTGACGTGATGGACGTGAGCACTCAGAAGGGGACAGAGATGTCCATGGCCCAGTGGGCACGTTACTATGAGACCCCTccgtgtcagagagagaggctcTTTAATGTCATCAGCCTGGAGTTCAGCCACACCAAGCTGGAGAACCTGGTCAAGAGACCGACCACA gtggATCTGATTGACTGGGTGGACAAGATGTGGCCTCGTCAcctgaaagagagacagagggagtcCACAAACTCTATCAATGACATGCAGTACCCTAAAGTACAGAA atACTGTCTGATGAGTGTCGAGGGCTGCTACACAGACTTTCACATTGACTTTGGAGGGACCTCAGTGTGGTATCACATACTGAGAGGAAGCAAG gtgttctGGCtcatcccccccacccctccaaacCTGGAGCTCTATGAGAACTGGGTGCTGTCTGGCAAACAGGGAGACATTTTTCTGGGTGACCGGGCGTCTGACTGCCAAAGAATTGAACTCAAACAGGGCTGCACCTTCATCATACCCTCAG GATGGATTCATGCTGTCTACACCCCTGTGGACTCTATGGTGTTCGGTGGAAACTTCCTGCACAGCTTCAACATCCCTACGCAACTTAACATCTGCAACATAGAGGACCGAACGAGG GTTCCAGGGAAGTTTCGTTACCCCTTCTTCTATGAGATGTGCTGGTATGTGTTGGAGCGTTACGTTTTCAGCCTGACCAGAACCTCCTACCTCACACCAGAGTTTCAGAAACACTCGTTGGGCATTG GTCTGAAGAAGCCGTCAAGCTCAGATCAGGTTGTTGagcaggtgaaggaggaggtggtggaaggTGACAGTGATGAAGAGCCTTCAGAGCAGCAGTCTGACAAACCAGCAGCTAAAATTCATCTGACTCCCTTTGAGCTGGAGGGACTGTGGAACCTGCTGGGTAAACTGGAGTCTCTGCCCTCCAACAAAAAGTGTGTCCCAGCTGGGATACACAATGCCCCGGCACTCATTACACACATTAAG GCACTTCTGAAAGAACATGCCAATGATAATCCCAAACTGTCCTACACAGGAAAACCCATCGTCAGGTGGCCAAAGCGG CCATCATGGTACCAgccgccacctcctcctccaacaccaCCTCCTCGTCCTAAACTGGCCTCCACACCCATCATCCCAAGACCACAGAaaccagcctcctccatgtctgtGCTGAGACGGCGCAGGGTCAG GTGTAAGCGCTGTGAGGCCTGTATGAGACCAGAATGTGGAGACTGTAACTTCTGTAGAGATATGAAGAAGTTTGGAGGACCTGGGAAGCTCAAGCAGACCTGTGTGCTACGACAGTGTCTTTCT CCGGGCCTCCCcctgtctgcagtgtgtgagatCTGCAAGGAGCCCAATCAAGAGGAAAGTGGAGACCCCTCGCTCATCCTGATGGAATGTTCCAACTGTGCCCAGATCGTCCATCCTGCCTGTCTCTCG GTTCAGGGCGAAGGACTGGTGAACAAAGACCTGCCCAGTTGTTGGGAGTGCCCAAAGTGTGTCCAAGGAATTACTGACCCAGAG cagtcTAAAGGTGACAGAGGTGAAGGCCATCCAGTG AAGCGCAAATCTTCCTCCCTCCTGGACGCCCGAATGGCTAAGATTTACAGACGGCAGAGACACAGCCGCGATGGAGATGACTCTGCCAGTGATGAAGACGATGAAG cctctcagaggagaaaaatggTGCTCCATGCTCGAGGGGGGAGCCACTCTTCCAGGCGGGGGTTTGTCCCCAACAGGAGAGGTCTGTTGAGGGGAGGCTCAGCCcaaagaggaagcagaggtCTTGTAACTTCTGGCTCCTCCCTCCTTAAGCTGAAGCGAGGGATGAATATGAGGGAGAGTGGGCGGAGGGGACGAGGTGTGAGGTTGCGGGGAGGCTCCAGGATGCAGCGAAGAGGAGATGATTCGGAGGAGTcagacgatgatgatgacgacgacgacgacgatgatgatgacgacgatgacgatgatgatgaagaggaggaagaggaggacagtgaagatggagagaaagaacaaCAGCATCTCAGACGTAGGAGGAGGCGCAGGACTGActatgatgaagatgagaatGAAGACAGTGAGGGGCAGGAGTTTGACCCTGAAGAGGAGGATATGGACACACTggaagatgatgaggaagaggaggacgggGAAGAGGATGGACGCTGGGATTCCGACCCAGAACCCCCGGTCCTCCTGGTGTCTGATCTCAATGATGACCTGCTGAGTGGGTCCTACTTGACTGTGACCCTACAGCGCCCCCACAAGGCCAAGAGACAATCTG GCTCAATAGTTCCAAAGCTTGAAGCAGCCATGGGTCCGAGGACGTCTGCGATGGGTGCAGGTCAGCAGGGCTTCATCCAGAGAAAGACGGCTCTGTCCAAACCTTCACGACTTAAGACCTCTGACACTACAGCTGACAGCGTAACACTAAGAGGACCTGGCAG GCAACGTATGCGGGGTAACCATGGTGACAGAGGGACTAGAGATTGCTCAGCGTCGTcttcagaggagcaggaagctgctgcatcctccttcctgtctcctccGTCCCTGCTGTCCGTGCTGTCCTTTAAGGACGAGGGTAACGAGAGAGGCGGGGAGAAGGAGGTTTGGGTGTCTGTGTTCAGATACTTGACCAGAGCCGAGCTGCTGGCCTGCATGACTGTGTGTAAGGCCTGGTACAAGTG GAGCTGTGACAAGCGTCTGTGGAGCCACGTGGATGTGAGCCGCTGCAGCCCGCTCAGTAATCAGGCCCTGGCAGGAATCGTCAAACGCCAGCCCTCCTCTCTCGACCTGTCCTGGACCCCCCTGGCCAAAAGACAGCTCAACTGCCTGCTCACCAGGCTCccag GTCTGAGGGAGTTGAGGTTGACTGGTCTGTCGTGGTCATGTCTCGCAGCGTTGGTCTCTCCCACTCTGCCTTACCTGCGGCTGCTGGACCTGCGCTGGTGTGAAGGCCTTAAAGACGCCCAGATTAAAGAGATCATCTTGCCCCCTG AATCATCTCGCAGCAGACTACGGAACATGGTGACACTGCGTCTGTCCGGTCTGGACATCAGTGAGTCTACTCTGAGGCTGCTGCAGCGCCACATGCCTCAGCTGGAGAGGTTGGACCTGGCTCACTGCAAAGACATCACAGACTCGTCCATTGCTCTGCTGGCGGCAGccgggacacacacacgcaacaaCCTCACTGAGCTCACACTGGCAG gCTGTAGCGAGTTGACAGACGGCTGTCTCTCCTACCTGAAGCGTCTCACCTCTCTGACTCTGCTGGATCTCAGAGGTTGTAAAAGTGTCAGCAGACGAGCGTGCGACGCCTTCATCTCCGATCTGTCTCACATCGCCCTCTACTGTATGATGGAGGAGAAGCTCATCCAGCGTCTGGACTAA
- the kdm2aa gene encoding lysine (K)-specific demethylase 2Aa isoform X3, giving the protein MGRAGTRRRYQDDGISDEEIDGRRMFDLEEKVSSQRFSSDRVVRMEGKDLTYEYVQRCGLRDPIIFEKPDGLGIKMPDPDFSVNDVKLFVGSRRMIDVMDVSTQKGTEMSMAQWARYYETPPCQRERLFNVISLEFSHTKLENLVKRPTTVDLIDWVDKMWPRHLKERQRESTNSINDMQYPKVQKYCLMSVEGCYTDFHIDFGGTSVWYHILRGSKVFWLIPPTPPNLELYENWVLSGKQGDIFLGDRASDCQRIELKQGCTFIIPSGWIHAVYTPVDSMVFGGNFLHSFNIPTQLNICNIEDRTRVPGKFRYPFFYEMCWYVLERYVFSLTRTSYLTPEFQKHSLGIGLKKPSSSDQVVEQVKEEVVEGDSDEEPSEQQSDKPAAKIHLTPFELEGLWNLLGKLESLPSNKKCVPAGIHNAPALITHIKALLKEHANDNPKLSYTGKPIVRWPKRPSWYQPPPPPPTPPPRPKLASTPIIPRPQKPASSMSVLRRRRVRCKRCEACMRPECGDCNFCRDMKKFGGPGKLKQTCVLRQCLSPGLPLSAVCEICKEPNQEESGDPSLILMECSNCAQIVHPACLSVQGEGLVNKDLPSCWECPKCVQGITDPESSGSDESLAASHQQHIRPHGPLVLRLGPGPSATIGGPVGSQQDGEVVRCGFFPPPLPSCSSSSSASLLLVAAPLPSQPISSRLQSKGDRGEGHPVKRKSSSLLDARMAKIYRRQRHSRDGDDSASDEDDEASQRRKMVLHARGGSHSSRRGFVPNRRGLLRGGSAQRGSRGLVTSGSSLLKLKRGMNMRESGRRGRGVRLRGGSRMQRRGDDSEESDDDDDDDDDDDDDDDDDDDEEEEEEDSEDGEKEQQHLRRRRRRRTDYDEDENEDSEGQEFDPEEEDMDTLEDDEEEEDGEEDGRWDSDPEPPVLLVSDLNDDLLSGSYLTVTLQRPHKAKRQSGSIVPKLEAAMGPRTSAMGAGQQGFIQRKTALSKPSRLKTSDTTADSVTLRGPGRQRMRGNHGDRGTRDCSASSSEEQEAAASSFLSPPSLLSVLSFKDEGNERGGEKEVWVSVFRYLTRAELLACMTVCKAWYKWSCDKRLWSHVDVSRCSPLSNQALAGIVKRQPSSLDLSWTPLAKRQLNCLLTRLPGLRELRLTGLSWSCLAALVSPTLPYLRLLDLRWCEGLKDAQIKEIILPPESSRSRLRNMVTLRLSGLDISESTLRLLQRHMPQLERLDLAHCKDITDSSIALLAAAGTHTRNNLTELTLAGCSELTDGCLSYLKRLTSLTLLDLRGCKSVSRRACDAFISDLSHIALYCMMEEKLIQRLD; this is encoded by the exons ATGGGG CGGGCTGGTACCCGGCGACGTTACCAAGACGATGGCATTTCAGATGAGGAGATTGATGGAAGGAGGATGTTTGACCTGGAGGAGAAAGTCAGCAGTCAGAGGTTCAGCTCTGACAGGGTCGTTCGCATGGAGGGAAAAG ACTTGACATACGAGTACGTCCAGAGATGTGGTCTAAGGGACCCAATCATCTTTGAGAAGCCTGATGGACTGGGAATCAA GATGCCTGATCCTGACTTCAGTGTCAATGACGTCAAGCTGTTTGTTG GTAGCAGACGAATGATTGACGTGATGGACGTGAGCACTCAGAAGGGGACAGAGATGTCCATGGCCCAGTGGGCACGTTACTATGAGACCCCTccgtgtcagagagagaggctcTTTAATGTCATCAGCCTGGAGTTCAGCCACACCAAGCTGGAGAACCTGGTCAAGAGACCGACCACA gtggATCTGATTGACTGGGTGGACAAGATGTGGCCTCGTCAcctgaaagagagacagagggagtcCACAAACTCTATCAATGACATGCAGTACCCTAAAGTACAGAA atACTGTCTGATGAGTGTCGAGGGCTGCTACACAGACTTTCACATTGACTTTGGAGGGACCTCAGTGTGGTATCACATACTGAGAGGAAGCAAG gtgttctGGCtcatcccccccacccctccaaacCTGGAGCTCTATGAGAACTGGGTGCTGTCTGGCAAACAGGGAGACATTTTTCTGGGTGACCGGGCGTCTGACTGCCAAAGAATTGAACTCAAACAGGGCTGCACCTTCATCATACCCTCAG GATGGATTCATGCTGTCTACACCCCTGTGGACTCTATGGTGTTCGGTGGAAACTTCCTGCACAGCTTCAACATCCCTACGCAACTTAACATCTGCAACATAGAGGACCGAACGAGG GTTCCAGGGAAGTTTCGTTACCCCTTCTTCTATGAGATGTGCTGGTATGTGTTGGAGCGTTACGTTTTCAGCCTGACCAGAACCTCCTACCTCACACCAGAGTTTCAGAAACACTCGTTGGGCATTG GTCTGAAGAAGCCGTCAAGCTCAGATCAGGTTGTTGagcaggtgaaggaggaggtggtggaaggTGACAGTGATGAAGAGCCTTCAGAGCAGCAGTCTGACAAACCAGCAGCTAAAATTCATCTGACTCCCTTTGAGCTGGAGGGACTGTGGAACCTGCTGGGTAAACTGGAGTCTCTGCCCTCCAACAAAAAGTGTGTCCCAGCTGGGATACACAATGCCCCGGCACTCATTACACACATTAAG GCACTTCTGAAAGAACATGCCAATGATAATCCCAAACTGTCCTACACAGGAAAACCCATCGTCAGGTGGCCAAAGCGG CCATCATGGTACCAgccgccacctcctcctccaacaccaCCTCCTCGTCCTAAACTGGCCTCCACACCCATCATCCCAAGACCACAGAaaccagcctcctccatgtctgtGCTGAGACGGCGCAGGGTCAG GTGTAAGCGCTGTGAGGCCTGTATGAGACCAGAATGTGGAGACTGTAACTTCTGTAGAGATATGAAGAAGTTTGGAGGACCTGGGAAGCTCAAGCAGACCTGTGTGCTACGACAGTGTCTTTCT CCGGGCCTCCCcctgtctgcagtgtgtgagatCTGCAAGGAGCCCAATCAAGAGGAAAGTGGAGACCCCTCGCTCATCCTGATGGAATGTTCCAACTGTGCCCAGATCGTCCATCCTGCCTGTCTCTCG GTTCAGGGCGAAGGACTGGTGAACAAAGACCTGCCCAGTTGTTGGGAGTGCCCAAAGTGTGTCCAAGGAATTACTGACCCAGAG TCATCAGGCAGCGATGAATCGTTGGCTGCCAGCCACCAGCAGCACATCCGCCCCCATGGCCCCCTGGTCCTCAGGCTGGGCCCCGGGCCCTCTGCTACCATAGGGGGTCCTGTGGGTTCTCAGCAGGATGGGGAGGTGGTTCGCTGTGgcttcttccctcctcctcttccttcctgctcttcctcctcctcagcatcaCTTCTATTGGTGGCGGCCCCTCTGCCTTCTCAGCCAATCAGCTCGAGACTG cagtcTAAAGGTGACAGAGGTGAAGGCCATCCAGTG AAGCGCAAATCTTCCTCCCTCCTGGACGCCCGAATGGCTAAGATTTACAGACGGCAGAGACACAGCCGCGATGGAGATGACTCTGCCAGTGATGAAGACGATGAAG cctctcagaggagaaaaatggTGCTCCATGCTCGAGGGGGGAGCCACTCTTCCAGGCGGGGGTTTGTCCCCAACAGGAGAGGTCTGTTGAGGGGAGGCTCAGCCcaaagaggaagcagaggtCTTGTAACTTCTGGCTCCTCCCTCCTTAAGCTGAAGCGAGGGATGAATATGAGGGAGAGTGGGCGGAGGGGACGAGGTGTGAGGTTGCGGGGAGGCTCCAGGATGCAGCGAAGAGGAGATGATTCGGAGGAGTcagacgatgatgatgacgacgacgacgacgatgatgatgacgacgatgacgatgatgatgaagaggaggaagaggaggacagtgaagatggagagaaagaacaaCAGCATCTCAGACGTAGGAGGAGGCGCAGGACTGActatgatgaagatgagaatGAAGACAGTGAGGGGCAGGAGTTTGACCCTGAAGAGGAGGATATGGACACACTggaagatgatgaggaagaggaggacgggGAAGAGGATGGACGCTGGGATTCCGACCCAGAACCCCCGGTCCTCCTGGTGTCTGATCTCAATGATGACCTGCTGAGTGGGTCCTACTTGACTGTGACCCTACAGCGCCCCCACAAGGCCAAGAGACAATCTG GCTCAATAGTTCCAAAGCTTGAAGCAGCCATGGGTCCGAGGACGTCTGCGATGGGTGCAGGTCAGCAGGGCTTCATCCAGAGAAAGACGGCTCTGTCCAAACCTTCACGACTTAAGACCTCTGACACTACAGCTGACAGCGTAACACTAAGAGGACCTGGCAG GCAACGTATGCGGGGTAACCATGGTGACAGAGGGACTAGAGATTGCTCAGCGTCGTcttcagaggagcaggaagctgctgcatcctccttcctgtctcctccGTCCCTGCTGTCCGTGCTGTCCTTTAAGGACGAGGGTAACGAGAGAGGCGGGGAGAAGGAGGTTTGGGTGTCTGTGTTCAGATACTTGACCAGAGCCGAGCTGCTGGCCTGCATGACTGTGTGTAAGGCCTGGTACAAGTG GAGCTGTGACAAGCGTCTGTGGAGCCACGTGGATGTGAGCCGCTGCAGCCCGCTCAGTAATCAGGCCCTGGCAGGAATCGTCAAACGCCAGCCCTCCTCTCTCGACCTGTCCTGGACCCCCCTGGCCAAAAGACAGCTCAACTGCCTGCTCACCAGGCTCccag GTCTGAGGGAGTTGAGGTTGACTGGTCTGTCGTGGTCATGTCTCGCAGCGTTGGTCTCTCCCACTCTGCCTTACCTGCGGCTGCTGGACCTGCGCTGGTGTGAAGGCCTTAAAGACGCCCAGATTAAAGAGATCATCTTGCCCCCTG AATCATCTCGCAGCAGACTACGGAACATGGTGACACTGCGTCTGTCCGGTCTGGACATCAGTGAGTCTACTCTGAGGCTGCTGCAGCGCCACATGCCTCAGCTGGAGAGGTTGGACCTGGCTCACTGCAAAGACATCACAGACTCGTCCATTGCTCTGCTGGCGGCAGccgggacacacacacgcaacaaCCTCACTGAGCTCACACTGGCAG gCTGTAGCGAGTTGACAGACGGCTGTCTCTCCTACCTGAAGCGTCTCACCTCTCTGACTCTGCTGGATCTCAGAGGTTGTAAAAGTGTCAGCAGACGAGCGTGCGACGCCTTCATCTCCGATCTGTCTCACATCGCCCTCTACTGTATGATGGAGGAGAAGCTCATCCAGCGTCTGGACTAA